One Helianthus annuus cultivar XRQ/B chromosome 12, HanXRQr2.0-SUNRISE, whole genome shotgun sequence genomic region harbors:
- the LOC110896037 gene encoding uncharacterized protein LOC110896037 has product METTNQPISSSSPSSGDDDPPPADDVTFRFNQKLTLISELDANDDSNPQQLIPEASETDDGPISSSPPAADDVTFPFNQLQINGNNYDSKISNPQNLIPEASETEDDDEEDEEEDDGDFTFMYVADNGNGNGSLTAFENGQIRNVFPLFDQSLLLTGDYDDGNRRFPIDVPVDKVFIESPRRSPSDNGETDGTGTLRRLQNESEINKSNSTGFSKLWRFRNNEMNRSNSDGRDAFVFLESSDTGTTATTSDGKPNGVKVNVGKGKGVKKGKKSTASAHEVYLKQKGGQTEEERRRSYLPYRPGLMGFFTNVNGGLSKNVHPF; this is encoded by the exons ATGGAGACAACAAATCAACCAATATCTTCTTCATCTCCTTCTTCCGGTGATGACGATCCACCTCCAGCTGATGACGTCACCTTCCGTTTCAATCAAAAACTGACGCTGATTTCAGAACTTGACGCCAACGATGATTCTAATCCACAACAGTTGATTCCAGAAGCTTCAGAAACGGACGATGGTCCAATATCTTCATCTCCACCGGCAGCTGATGACGTCACCTTCCCTTTCAATCAGCTTCAGATTAACGGTAACAACTATGATTCTAAAATTTCTAATCCACAAAACTTGATTCCAGAAGCTTCAGAAACTGAAGACGATGATGAAGAAgacgaagaagaagatgatggtgatttCACGTTTATGTATGTAGCCGATAACGGTAACGGTAACGGTTCACTAACGGCGTTCGAAAACGGTCAGATCCGTAACGTTTTCCCGCTATTTGATCAAAGTTTGTTATTAACCGGCGATTACGACGACGGAAACCGCCGTTTTCCGATTGACGTACCGGTAGATAAGGTTTTCATCGAGTCACCTCGCCGATCTCCGTCAGATAACGGCGAAACTGA CGGAACCGGAACCCTACGCCGTTTGCAAAACGAATCCGAAATCAACAAGAGCAACTCTACAGGATTCTCGAAGCTCTGGAGGTTTAGAAATAATGAAATGAATCGGAGTAACAGTGACGGACGTGACGCTTTTGTGTTTCTAGAAAGTTCAGATACCGGAACAACTGCAACGACATCGGATGGAAAACCTAACGGCGTTAAAGTCAACGTTGGAAAGGGGAAAGGTGTGAAGAAAGGGAAAAAGTCAACGGCGTCGGCACATGAGGTTTATTTGAAGCAGAAAGGTGGACAGACGGAGGAAGAACGCCGGCGGTCATATCTGCCGTACCGGCCGGGGTTAATGGGGTTTTTTACGAATGTGAACGGTGGTTTAAGCAAGAATGTGCACCCGTTTTAG